TATATTCGGGTATACGGTACTTCACAAGCTAAACTGAACATTCGCCCTACTCCATCTTCATACTCAATAATGGAATTACTGCCCTGTCACTTTGAGTGAGTGGAACATTCATGTCAGACATGCATGCTAGCGGTGAAAAGTATGAGTAAGGATCCTCATCcaatcagaaataaataaaagttaaatccGATGTAGCTGttgtaaaatgacatttaaataggTGCTATTTTGTGTCACAATGTGATACTTATTCTTTGTGTCATAATGTGATACTGACCCTTTTTATACTATATCCTTATTTTAGAGCTGCCAGGACTGGTGTCTTCCCTAAAAACAGTCCTAAACAAAATGGAAGATTCACCTTCGTCTTCCATGACTTCCAGCCAAAGCGAATCACCGCACACTGGCAGTCACACTGGCAGTGAAGAAGACATGGTATGATTTCAAACCAATCCTTGTCTTTGTTATGATTGGGTGCAATAAACCTACACACAATAAATCTTACTAATCTTAAGTACGTGGAGGTATGGTTTGTGTTAAAACACTTGAAACCAAGACACGTGCCAACCTGCCCTATAGAGAAGTGTTTGTAATTTACCTTTTGTCTTAATCTGCTTGTGTGTTTTCACAGGTGTCATTGGGCAACTCATTAGTGCAAGTCCCAAAACGCCTCTATCAGAGGCTGAGTGGGAGGAGGATGTCCCTCTTCACACAGGAACTGGCCACATTGGTGTTTGGCAGGGAAACCTTGGCCAAGGCAACCCTCACAGGGAAAGGAAAAAAAGGCGAGCTGAAGGAGCAGCTTGAGCCAGAAAAAACAAACGCAATTATAGGTACAGTAATGTCATAGTTATGAACCCAATTCCATTGTCATGATTGATTGACAAATCCATTATCATCAATGATTCTATTTCAATGTTATACATCTTGTTTTAATTCATGCCCTCTTTCCTGTTTTCACAGATGCAGTGAGGGAGCGATTCCCCAGCACCGAGGTGGCAGAGATCCGGGCCCTTCTACGAAGGAAGTGGCAACAATGAGAGCTACAAGGCCTCTAGTAATTCAAGTCAGAGCTAGATGTGCATTGTGTAGTATGTTGTTCGCCATTGTTCTGTTCCCGGCATTTCAGAGAAAGTCGACTGTTCAAGGTTCCTCCTTTTGCCAATAACTGCTTTTGTATGTTATTTTTGTGTCAATAATAAAGATCCTTTTCTGAAATGCAATTTGTAATCTGTTGATTTAATGCACTTGAACTGAATTGTAATATAATACACTTGTAGTGTAATAGCAACATTCATGCTTAAGTATAACAAAATGGGGATAAAAGTACAGATAAAATATACTTCAAACAATTTGTTTCTACCTTACACTATAATAACATTGCACTGAAAGTACGTGTCTATGATGTTTAGTTTGTAATTGAAATTCacttcaaaaacattattattgt
This is a stretch of genomic DNA from Xyrauchen texanus isolate HMW12.3.18 unplaced genomic scaffold, RBS_HiC_50CHRs HiC_scaffold_807, whole genome shotgun sequence. It encodes these proteins:
- the LOC127642785 gene encoding uncharacterized protein LOC127642785; translation: MGEQLKRDLKRQPTRQQSSTPARYQSDSDDTCCDIFDPPKKRKMVTDTSEEEEDAIPQAESQRPGTVPAVFVEMDEDSLKALKELPGLVSSLKTVLNKMEDSPSSSMTSSQSESPHTGSHTGSEEDMVSLGNSLVQVPKRLYQRLSGRRMSLFTQELATLVFGRETLAKATLTGKGKKGELKEQLEPEKTNAIIDAVRERFPSTEVAEIRALLRRKWQQ